TCACATTATTGCGGCTCCATCTCTATGTCCTGCAGATCTCTGCTTTAATCCAGATGACAGAGGTATGCATTAGGAACAATAAACATTGAGAAagcttttattaattttatagtTAGGGTTAGGCTTACCTTGTGTTTGTAAATGACCTTGATCTGTGTGAGTTGtgagttttctgttttggaAAGAACACATGTTATGAAATAAAAGTAAGCAACTACAGCAAACAAAATGAGCGCTGGCTGAAGAACAGAGGACGAGGCAGTTGATTGACAGGGTTGCGTGTGAAgattgagagaaaaaacaaacagattttagcAGTATTTTTGGCACAAATTGATCAGTTGCATATTGAGCACATAAATTGACGGGGCCATAGAAGGTAATACTGCAAGTTTCTATTGGTGGTTCAATATGTTTGCCACCATGAGAAGTTGTCATTATTGGAATCCGTTATAACTGCTGTGATTTGTAGCTGCAGGACAGTTTCAAATTCTTCTTCACTAAGTAACCTAAAAACAAATCTTGTACAGCAGGTGAGGAATTTACGGTCAAAAGATACATTTTGGGCAGAGTATCACTTTAAAGTCCTTGGCAATGAGATGCAAAACTAGATCTTAGTTCTCATCTGGTGGGTGGGTCACAGGTCAGTTTCAAGAGGACTCCTGCCAAAATGACTCTATCTTCAGCAgcagtagtgatgggaattccagGTCCTTTGAAAGAAATGATTTGTTGGCTCCCAGTACTAAAAGGGATGTGTTTGGCTGCTGTTTTCAGGTTATAGCTAACTCCCACAAGGCTAATCTTACTAGAGCCCATACATTATAGTCTGGAATATGCTTGACCATGTGTCATTACATTTCGGAATAAATGATGCGTTGTTTCACAATGCAGGATTTCTTTCTTGCACATAAGGAGAAAATAATAGCTGCAGCTGTGTACAGTAATTCAACAAGTCAATCAGCTCACAGCCATTCCAAAACGGATTTCATGTTGCAATCTTTTAATGTAGCATGGTGATTGATTATGTTTACGAATCTGAGCTtcgtggtaaaaaaaaatcaaatcgcAGCCAATGTTGCAGTTTTAAACAGAATCTTGCAGAAACTTGTCCACATCCTCATACAGCATTTGCATCCTCCTGTGgtcacacattctcacacacacatgatgttaATTAGAGTCAGAGACGTCAGTGCTTGATTGTTAGGCCTCAAGGGGCAGTTGGCAGGGCaaaatatatgcacacacactgtggcaaAAAGCAGGCATGCCAAGAAACAGATTGAGTTTGGTCATAGACAAAAGCTACAGGGAAAAGCATGGTGAGCAGACTAAGATTAGCGTCCCACGAGTGGAGAGTTATACATCAAGCAATATTGCAAATACCCTCTATCAATATCTATGCAAGCACTGCCAGCCATGCAGCATCTCTGCTACTGTATTATGTCACTGTCAGGATATAGAAAATCAGTGCTTTCTGTCTATATTGTCATCGCACTATGAACGATACAAGATTAATTCATGACATGTCTTTCCCACTTCCTGCAAAATGAGCTGCAAAATCTGTCCAAAACTCACAATGTCCGCCTACCTGTTGTATATTCCTTGTTTGTCTACTGACGATTAGTTAGAAACCAGCTTCTAACGTGAAAAAGCCATTCGTTTACCATTAACTCACCATTTGTGTGGCACTCTAATGTGATTGAATATTGACATTCAAtataacacacatttataaaaggAGACTGAAACATTCATGTGGCACTCTGACTTAGTTATTTGTTACCTACTTTGCATGTACGCCAAACATGCAATACTCAGAATTAGTGTCAGGCAACTCCACTGTGGCTTATTTAGTTCAccaaacactaaacaaacagagcagcttTCTTTACAATCACCACAGACTTTTATAGTCTTCTGAAAACTAAAACCATTCTCAGCTTTCCTTTACAACTCATTAGCCTGAGAGGAGTTAAGTCATGTGACTCAATTTAATTTGCCCACAGATAACATGTTGAAGAAGGGTTCCACACACTGTAATAAGTCTTTATGTAATTAAGTCAGGGGCCAGGTTGTAATTTGAGAAAGTGGTGTTTCTGCTTTTGCTCCTTTTCATCAGAAGTGTTTGATCTATTAGTCAGCCAATTAgcacattattgtttttgtttttttaaatctgtgttttcagcCCCAGGAATAAACTCTTTTATTGGATTCTTAAGCTCTTAATACACCTTTTGTCTGCTACATGCTTTTATACGGCATGCAAGCTTTTATGTTgtgaatttaaaatgacttaaatcaTGTTAGAGTTGTGACTTAAGAATGTGATATGTAAAGAAATAGAAAGAATAGAAAACCACCACTCTGAGCCACAGTGTGCATTATCTGAAATAATAGTAGATAATATAATGTTAGGTGTAATGTAATAAGGGAAAGAGCATGAATACacatataaaaagcaaaaagaaatgtgtcattattattattattattattatacaaaacAGAGGGGCTGGTACCTTTTGTGTGATGAGACAGTAGAGTGTAAGTACAAGCAGCAGCCCGCCACACACGGAGGCGATGATGAAGCCAAACTTGTACAGGTCTCTGACTGGTCTTCTGTGCGATGCCTTCGCTGAGTTCCTACCATAACTGTCTGTAGGAATAGACATGCAATCTGTGATCACAGTAGCTCCAGCATAATGTATCACAGAACTTTCCAGACAGATAGAGATTCCCACCTGTAAAATGTTGTGTGGGTGATTCTGTGGGTAGCTCTGTGTGTAGCTCTGTGGGTAGCTCTGTGGTAGAGCCAAAGCTTTCTGTGTATTCGTGCTGGCATCTCCAGTCAACTGGCGCGTCGCTCATCGTCACCAGTTCCCAGTAAaccgacagaacctctgaagcCCTCTGCAGTGCCTCTGAGGGAGACCCTCTGTACAGCATTTCAAAACTCTCTGGCTTATCCTGCAGCAGATGCAGAGAAACGTAACTTAAATATTTTCACAAGAATTCAGATTTATTATCTTCCTAtcacatatttcttttatatgttttacATTACAGAGAATATAGAAAAGTGCTTTAAGTTCACCACACACTCACCTCAACCTCCTCATTAATCTGAGGCACACATTTCTGAGAGTAGATGTTAAGGATGAGTGCTCTCAGGGACTGAACGTAGCCATCATTGACTGAACCTCGACTATATTTGAAGTGGGTGGTGAGGAGCTCCAGGATCCAGGGTAAAGCAGCTTTTACAAAGCAACATTTGCTCTGTGGGAATACAGAGCACAACGACAGTACAGTTACCGAAACGTTTGGATCAAAGACATCCTCAGGAAAAGTTTGTACAGTTGTACAGTTTGTAAATCAAATGTTACCCTACCAAGCTTCTCCGTTCTATGAATGTGTAGGTAATCGAGCACCCACTTCTCAACTGGTTATCCATCTACAgaaataacaacagagaggtTTAAACATGTGCTGTGTAGTGCAATGAACACATCATGCTGAATGTTGTTTCAACACCTACCAGATGCCTGACTGTCAGCAGGTGCTCCCTAGTGACGGAGTGTCTGCATGGACCAGGGACCTCAGCCATAGTCAGAGGGAAGCTCAGGAacataagcacacacagacactttacCTGCAACTGACACAACAATACATTATGTTTATGTCAACACACATATTACCTTCACATCCTTCATGTGACAAGGGCaagcacatttacagaaatataaatatttgtactTGGGTGAAGCAAGAAAAAGAGCAGACAGCACACCAGGATCAATTCTTCACTCTGACCCTTTGACAAGGTACCATAATAAAATGCTGTCCCATACTAATTACACACTGTGTAATTAGTATGGGACAGCATTTTATTATGGTTTATTATGGTTTCTTCCTCTGTCCGTGTTGTTACCTACTGTAACATCCATCACACATAAAAGGGTCTCAAAAATAGTAACATAAATTTTCCTCTAAGAAATAGGCcaataacaatataaacattCACTAAAGACATGATAAAACAACAGTAAACCAACAGACTAGAGAGGCTAGGGTagtttaaaattagaaaaacatcCCAGAGCAGCCAGAGTgaagaaacacagcaggaggACTCTCGCTCGTCTACTCAGTTTACACAGTCACAAGCATCAATATCTTATCTCTAATCTGACTTTTGCAGAGGATAACAATACCACACTAAGTCACGTAGCCTCAGCCTCCTTCGGTAGAAGACACCAAGTGGTCTAATTATACCAAACCCACAACATGTGGTGTTTGTACCCTGTGTCCGGACCCTGGAAGCAGGAGGCGAGAGAGCTGCAAGTGATTCAAGCAGGTACTATGATGAAATATTATAGTAAATAGTGAATATTATCCCACTGTACTGATTACAGTACAGTGGgataattaatcatttcagtctCTGTCTGATTCAGTTTCCCCTCACAAATGGTTAATGTCTTTAGAGGAGAGCTTTCTTATAAAGTATTCTACAAGGAAGACTATGTTCAAAACAAACCTAAATGGAAATTCCTCCTACTTTTACCGTTTTTACCACAAGTCTACCTGAGCAGTTCCTACTACTTACTTCACCATtttccagtaaaataaaagttaactttctttccacctctgcaCATCCTGACAAAGTATCAGGTTTCGGATCGGGTTTGGGCAATATTCACAGTGCAAAGCTTTGCTGCGACACTCATCCAGACTGATATTTAACTGTTCATAACCTCAGAGGAACCTATCTTGGTTTTTAGATTAGTTCCATTAATGGTCAAATGGTGCCCTCTACCATGTGAGCAAGACTTTGGGAGAACAGTATGCACATACTCCTCCTGTAGCTTATGATGCCTGCTTGCACCTTTTGTAAAATGGGCTCCAGATGTATTTACTTCTATTGAGTGAGGATTAAAAGATGGTGACAAGCATATGTTGCTCAAACAGCAGGCAAAATGTCTGCACTGTAATCGTCTCATTGACTCGCTTGACCTTCGATGTTGcaacagtcaaaacaaatgGCAGCAAATAACAatgaaacatgatttatttgttgcttGGTCGGCTTCTGAgatatattaaaacacaaaagacaattATATGAAATCCACCAGGGATGTGACAAGTATTCTTTTcatgtttggttttgtctgttcCTCATATAACGCTGAGCTGTACAGTTGAACTTTATTTAGGTTTGAATTACGTAAACCTGATGCAGTTCATGCAAAGAATGTACGTCACGATACCATGAATCTAAGTAGTAGGCTAAAGTATGCACATTTGCAGCCGGAAAAGCAAAAACTCTTGCGCTGTTGTAGTTTTAACTAATTAATTccataaaataaagtgttaaaaGTGGCATTTGAAACGGAGAAGATGAGCAATGATTCCCAGAGTAAAACAGGAAGCTGTGTCTGAGTTGAACGGTTATCATGCCATCCTCTGTATGTTATTGGGAACCCACTTGATGTATGATAATGACACATAATGACATTAATGTAATCTAATAAAACTATTAATGTCACTGGTATGTGGCAAATGCAGGAGCACATGATGCAGATGTCAACTGTCACATGATTTGTTGTCTTCATGCTGTCTTTGATATCTGTATTTAGGTCAGCAGACTCAAAAATCCAAGTGACACACGGTTATACTCATACACAGACTAACACATGCATGCTCTATTCTTTTCCTCCATAGCACTGATTTGTGTTGTTGATCTGTTGGACTTTTACTGCAGCGATTTCAGAAAAGTTCTCACCTACCTTAGCTTTGCTCTGAATCAGGGTTGACACAAGGATGGTCATCTGGTACGTGTTTGACAATGGAAAACACCAGactcctctgtcacacacattgAAGCAAAGAGATCCTTTTCATATATTCAGTCCCACTCCACAGAAAGGAATTTGCCGTTAAGTAAAtctgacactttgacatgtggTGCTGTACAGCAGTGCATTGCCTGATGTGCTCCTGCACAGAGTGAGTTCAAACGGAGACTAACTGTTTCAGCTGACCGCCAGCCCCTTTAAAGACCTCCCACCTCTCTCCTCTACACGCACACAGCATTCTGTGTCTCGACAGATGTATTCTGACAAATTGGTTTTTGGGTTGTAGATTGACTGGATAATTTAGTTTTCGTTCAACATATCTGGCAGTGAAAGTATTAAAGAAAATGGGCAAAACGAAATCTTGTGAGAGCCTAATGTGGGTGTTGGTTACATCTGTTCTTGTTCTTAAAACTCTATCCCTTGAAAGCAGCTTGAATTTTAAAACACTGCACTCCACATAAGAATTCTCAGAATAACAATTTTGATAAGTGACTCTATGCTTTCCTCAGGAGAATATATGCCGTGATTGAACCCTCCTGAgcaagatggagatggagaaggtGCAATCATTGCTCACAGAGCATCGAACACGTAGTGCCTCTGTCAACCTCTGCAGACTGCTACAGTGATCTGCAGAGGTTGACGGAGGCAGTACATGTTCCATGCTGCTTGAGGAATCCTGAACTCtttgaattttcttttaaatcaacatCACATTGCACCTAAAGAAAGTTGGGTTAACTGGGGTAGTGGGTGTGTACAACTATTTGTAAGACCTGACCTGACTctagagagacacacacacatgcataaaccTCTTAATGAGCTACTTTTGATGGGGAATTCTTCTTATAACAGATCAACGGACtccaggagagagaaaaaaaaacaaacatttggccTGGGATTGATTAACACAGGAAGTGAATTCCTACACTTTGAATTTTGAACACATTCCTACATTCGTAAAGCTAACATCGTAAACTCATGTATTGGAGTCATTTATAGCTGTCATACTGTGAAATGTCCCATCTTCATTCTTAAGAAGTGAATCAGTGGTCTGAAGTGaccaagtacatttactcaggtAGTTATTGCAATTTTGAGgcacttgttttcattttgcgCTGCTCTtgactccactacatttatctgtcaGCTATAGTTAGTGGTTGctttgtaaataaacattttacatacaCAGAGAGTGTAATACCACGTGTGTTGAGGAGTGGTAAAAATGTTGGAGGCGGGCTTGTTTTGGATGGAACATTTGCACGTGTGGATAGGAGCCCTGGCATTAAAATGGCTAAATCACATTAAAGGTAACAACTGCTGCCTTGTTTATGTCTGTCATTTTCAGTTTATAGATTGCCAGCTTGGAGCTAGTCAGTCGATGGCATGTACCAACACTTTCTGTGTGAATCAGACaaagtgtttttggttttaatcaCGAGTTTCGAATCTTCTTCAGTAAAGTATGATATTCATTTTGTAGATTATCATCCCATCTAGAgtaaaatatactataaagcagGGTATGCTTTAGGATGTGGTTACATTGTGATTGACAACTCACTTATCCATAGACTAGACTGGCATTACATCATGTCATTAAAGTCctaattaagtaaaaaatatttttatggggggtgtcgattagctcagttggtagagcatctgccccatgtacgaaggctcagcagcagcccagaacgaatctgacctgcggccatttgctgcatgtcattccctatctctctctctccccccacattcctgtcactgttCAGCTGTCTGTATCAAATGCAGGGCACAGAGGTAAGGTGAAGTTAAGAACGGgatgaaaaaaatatgctgGGGTGAGGTGGAATGAAGAGGCTAGAAGAGCATCAATAGCATGAGCTGGCTGCACAATGATCCTGAAGCACAGGAGAAAGACAGTTAGGAATCAATGTGAAGAATAATTTCATAGAGACTAGACTAGACTGGAAAAATAGTGCTTTGGCACTGATGGAGGCCAGGGATCAAAATAATACTGAAGTCGTGATGAATTGATGAGTGGCAGGTGAGCACACCAGGAATGGCGATGAACCGATTGCAGAGAAGCGTAGCTGTGAGCCAGAATGGAAGCCAAAACCGCCACAACTAACTCAAATatgagacaaacaggagacacaagggcagagggaaagaggaaaacaaagggAATGACCTTGTGTTCATGACCTTGGCTATGACAGAGAAACCTActcaaagtgaaagtgaaaaagttCATGGGTGACTGCCTCGTGGTCAAAAGACACGTGATGCTTGTTTTTCCAGGCAGCCAGCAACTTCAGTGATGTTCCTTGCCCGCTCTGAGGGggtacagtttaaaaaaaagaaactgaaaagtgctttatatctatatatatacatgttatTTGTAATGTGgtaatttttactttacacagactttaaagctTAAACTTGATAACATGAGCCACTGACAGTACTGATCAAACATAACAGCCAAAATTCCATTCATGTTGTAGCAGCTTCACTGTGTACATGAGTTTTGTCTACTGACAATAGTGTTGAGGGTTAAGCGGGGTTTAGAAATGTAAGCCATGTTAACAAGTACTAAATTAAACTTAACGAGTTGTTTTAACTACAGggtttacagacacacactgatttgaTTAATCTAAGAGGCGAATTTATTGAGATAATGAGGTAATTCATCAGGAGAAAACAACTTCACAAGATTCTTATGAGTGGACAAACCAGTTTCAACAACAACGAGTTTCGAAGGGAACCATATGAACTTTTAAGGAACATTTATCGTCATTTGTTGAATGAGACTATTTACATTCTGGCTTAGATACAGTGGTTAACTTCAAGCAGATGTGTTACTGTCCAGTACCTACAAGAATTTACCCCATTTCACCTATGCCAATGGAGAACAGGAGAGAAACTGAGGGAAAGTCTGATGCAATGGGTACTCGTTGATCTGACATTTTCACCTTAAATCAGTTTAATGGCATGGGGCTCCATGAGTAGTAAATTTGTTTTCTTGGAATAATAAGTTGATTATCTTAATATGTCatgataataaattaataaacttGTGATCTTAAGTtaatggcatttaaaaaaaaaaagaggaacgCACAGCTGTTCTTGGCTTTCGTagaaatgtcttctgtggaTTGTAGTTGGGAGCGTTTGTGTGATCAGATTTTGAATTCCGGTCATGATCAACACTTCGATTGGAAAATAGCAGGTGTCTTTAGCCCAGCTTTTTATGTGACTCCTTTTTTTTACGACATAAAAGAAATTCACAGTACTTTCAAATTCTTGTGCGACTCCATGCGCACCACCCACTTTcgaaaaaccaaaccaaatcaCGGGAGCACAATATTGTAGCTCATGGTTAAAGGAACCATCTGTTtcacatgaaatgttttagtATTTCTACCATTGCAacttgtgcttttattttgttttcaaccAAAATGTTCccatagaaaaaaaatgtctagaATAAAACTGCAGGGGTTTGAGTTATTGATATCTCCTCAATTCACAAACTGCTGACCCTGACTAGCCTGCCTTTGTTCAGAGGTAGCAAAATCCTGCACATATCCACCTGTAAAACCCCAAGATTGTATTCTTACAActtgtttttgtgcatattaaacaaacatgacataacatgttAAATTGTGAGCATTAGAGGTTGGCCAGGCTGATTTTGTTAGCCTCAGACAGAGGCATCTACCTACCTAACAGCTATTGAACAGACAACACAAACCTGGTATCactcttttcatctaactcttggtaagaaagtgaaagtgaagccccaaatgtatttttactttaatgtcaTTTGTGACATTATTTGTCATTCTATACATAAGATGAGCCTTGTATGACaacagatgaggagagagagagacagccacAACTTTCATTGATTGTAAAATTTGTAATAAAGTTGAATACAGGACGAGAGAGACAATTTTCCTGGCTATGAAAcatctccctctgtttttttggAATGTGTTTGAGTGGCTGTTCAGGCTGTTTTCCAGCCTGAATAGCTCTGTTGACTCATACTGAGACATTTTTGCAATGGTttgaatatattatttattaaattccAGTACAGAGATAtccctcctcacctcacctcactgaCCGACCGGCTGTCGACAGATAAATTCTGAACCAGACAATTCATGGATGTGAGCGCAAAGGAAGCATGGCACTGTCACATCTTTATAACATGAGAGGATTTTCCTGACCAGTTCGTAACAAATGAGACAAATCTGACAAGATTtctgatgaatgtgtgtttgcattgttttattatctttgttGCTTTTGCCTGCTAAGGAAGCAGAAACAATTTTGTAGAGTCAGTCTTAAAAGGCATGTTTACTACTAGAGTGTATTACAGTTCAGAGCTTTTTATGTAATAGCATTACTCCGATACAAAAAACAGGATTTCAACTTTAAACTACAGTTTCCTGGATGACAAAATGAACAATTATGGATTTTCTTTATGCTTTTTTTGCAATGGAAAAATACAATTCCTCATTGTCAGGGATCACAAGCTGCACAAACACTTGAGATTGGGGATGATTTGATTTAGAAAATATAATCTTATGTGATATAAAGCCCCAGACTACAGAGGAAACCATCAGTGGGAGCAGCACACGTGACTGCCAGACATGGTGACCCATTTCTTTACCTTTTGAACTGAAAATAGACATACGTATGCACGGTGAGGAGCTCACAACGACACATATGTCTGTCCCTGGTCTGGTGTGTCCAATTAAATTGGCTACAGTAATCTGTTTTCAGCCTCAACCTTGATTTTCACATGGTTATGAAATGCATTCGACAGACTTGATGGGAAACAATGCAGTCATTAATGAAGTTAAATCACGTTCAAAACCCCAGTAAACAAGTTTATTCTTGTTACGTCAGTACGACAGTACAGACACAGattttcactgctgctgtggGATAATGATcagcacacatacagaaactTTGTATTTGCTGGTTAAtgcttataaataaaaagtttagaAGGTGTTCAGTGCAACTGGTACAACATATTATATAATAGGAAACCAAGATTTGCAAAAGGAATGATATTCTTAACGTGcactttaaatttatttattttttttaccatttttcaTAAAACAGCTGTACTTTGATCACAAATTATTATAAAAGGCAACAGAAGGGAAGACTGGACAAAGAGGAGATagcagcaaagagagagaaagaaaacagagcaaCATGGCCGATGATTTCCTGTCAGACCGCTGTAGCAAACCCTATCCGATTATTGCGACGGTCAAACTCTGTGTAGTAGCGAGCAATGAAGTTGGCTCCCAAAATCCAGATGGGACCTGTAGGGGGAGGCACATCCAAGCCCCTGAAGGTGACGGTGCAGACATCCCCTTCGATCTGTGATTGCTAGAGCCACaaagaagtcagtcagtcagtcataaTAACTATCATTATcactatattatatatgtgttgtGGTGGAAGAAGCTCTACGGAAGCCGAGAAGTTGCTCTAGAGAtagaaaagtgtttgttttgtttttttttgttttttttgtgatctcAAGATGATGGCATTTCAATAAAATGATT
The sequence above is drawn from the Larimichthys crocea isolate SSNF chromosome XV, L_crocea_2.0, whole genome shotgun sequence genome and encodes:
- the csf1b gene encoding macrophage colony-stimulating factor 1b isoform X1: MTILVSTLIQSKAKLQVKCLCVLMFLSFPLTMAEVPGPCRHSVTREHLLTVRHLMDNQLRSGCSITYTFIERRSLSKCCFVKAALPWILELLTTHFKYSRGSVNDGYVQSLRALILNIYSQKCVPQINEEVEDKPESFEMLYRGSPSEALQRASEVLSVYWELVTMSDAPVDWRCQHEYTESFGSTTELPTELHTELPTESPTQHFTDSYGRNSAKASHRRPVRDLYKFGFIIASVCGGLLLVLTLYCLITQKKTHNSHRSRSFTNTSRDLQDIEMEPQ
- the csf1b gene encoding macrophage colony-stimulating factor 1b isoform X4: MTILVSTLIQSKAKVKCLCVLMFLSFPLTMAEVPGPCRHSVTREHLLTVRHLMDNQLRSGCSITYTFIERRSLSKCCFVKAALPWILELLTTHFKYSRGSVNDGYVQSLRALILNIYSQKCVPQINEEVEDKPESFEMLYRGSPSEALQRASEVLSVYWELVTMSDAPVDWRCQHEYTESFGSTTELPTELHTELPTESPTQHFTDSYGRNSAKASHRRPVRDLYKFGFIIASVCGGLLLVLTLYCLITQKKTHNSHRSRSFTNTRDLQDIEMEPQ
- the csf1b gene encoding macrophage colony-stimulating factor 1b isoform X3; the encoded protein is MTILVSTLIQSKAKVKCLCVLMFLSFPLTMAEVPGPCRHSVTREHLLTVRHLMDNQLRSGCSITYTFIERRSLSKCCFVKAALPWILELLTTHFKYSRGSVNDGYVQSLRALILNIYSQKCVPQINEEVEDKPESFEMLYRGSPSEALQRASEVLSVYWELVTMSDAPVDWRCQHEYTESFGSTTELPTELHTELPTESPTQHFTDSYGRNSAKASHRRPVRDLYKFGFIIASVCGGLLLVLTLYCLITQKKTHNSHRSRSFTNTSRDLQDIEMEPQ
- the csf1b gene encoding macrophage colony-stimulating factor 1b isoform X2 gives rise to the protein MTILVSTLIQSKAKLQVKCLCVLMFLSFPLTMAEVPGPCRHSVTREHLLTVRHLMDNQLRSGCSITYTFIERRSLSKCCFVKAALPWILELLTTHFKYSRGSVNDGYVQSLRALILNIYSQKCVPQINEEVEDKPESFEMLYRGSPSEALQRASEVLSVYWELVTMSDAPVDWRCQHEYTESFGSTTELPTELHTELPTESPTQHFTDSYGRNSAKASHRRPVRDLYKFGFIIASVCGGLLLVLTLYCLITQKKTHNSHRSRSFTNTRDLQDIEMEPQ